In Phaseolus vulgaris cultivar G19833 chromosome 3, P. vulgaris v2.0, whole genome shotgun sequence, the sequence atttaataaaatatacgACTGAATACATATTTAAGTTACGTTAAagtcttttaaaaaaaacaaatatcattttgaaaagatgtgtctTGTAAAGTTTCAATTATGTTAAAGGTAACTGAAATACATTGCACCCTTTTATTTAGGCCATCTAcaatctattttttttcctttagaATTATTAAATTACGTCCACTTgtatacataatttattttcttctttcaatttAAGCATTCAAACCTTCCAATTTAGAACCTTCAAATTTTTTGATCCCACTAATAATAATCTTATTTCACAAATAAAAATGTCCTATACaactatataaatataaaatacaagataaataattaactttgtatttttaaaataagaactTATGCATTGTCTCACTTAAAAGTTAAACAGCTGATGTTTATAGAAGCTACGTGAAACATATTTTTAACTTGGAATGATAAAtctaaaattcataaattatgttCTACAAAGTATATTCCAGAAACATTCCGAAAAGAATAAtcttaaagttatttttttaaaaaaataaaacagtcttttcaaaataaaatgagatggaggaaaaatttgttgggtgcagaaaataaacatcCACTATTATTTGGCAGTTTCTTCCTCCaccccctacatttttcttcctgcaccccacaatgTTGTAAATTCTGAAACTGACCTTCATCTGTTATTTGAAATCGGAATCTGGGAGTGTGTTACGGATTCATAGTGAATCATGTTTCTTTCTGGATGAGGAGATGTTCCGAAAGTAAAAtttgcataaattgttgatttttgaattgttgaatctggaagtctaatttctattacggattggAAGATgcagaatgatttttttcaattatgaattTATGAATCCAGaaagtatattttgaattacggattggcagaatgattttttcaattatggatgttttgcatcattttcttattttggattaacactgTCATTCATGTACTACCGGAAGCACCAAGTTGAAAGATTACCAGACGTGCCAATCCAAAATTTTAGTAGAAGtgccaatccaaaaatttatcggatttcataatccggaatacaaaaaaaataaatgtacagTTTTATATAGAAACAGTTTTATCTTTGCACAACCTTgtgaggtgcaggaagaaaaatgtaggcgtgcaggaagaaaatgtcctattattttatctatttgggcttttattattatgggtcAAGCCTATACAGTGTGATCCGACCCATAAAAAGATTCCGATCCACTCGAGCTTGTGCTATAAATGAGAACCCAGCCCCAGAAGGTAACATAATTCACAAAGCAGCGTTTACAAGTTAAAGGCCCTTAGAAGGGAAAAAAAGTAGAAGAGAGAAGGAACAGTTACGAGTCACGTGCGCACCATGAAACCTCTCCAGTGCCTTATTCTTCTGATGTTTGTTCTCTTCGCTTCCGCGGTTGCGAGGAAGAACATTGCGAGCGGAGGGTGGAGCCCCATCAAGAACATCAGCGACCCTCACGTAACGGAGATAGCAGATTACGCCGTTACGGAGTATGCTAAGCGATCCGGTCACAAACTGAAGTTGGAGAAGGTGATAAAGGGTGAGACTCAGGTAGTTGCAGGGGTCAACTACCGCCTTACCCTCGCCGCCACCGACGGTTCTTCCTCCAACAACTACGAGGCAATTGTGTGGGAGAAAGTGTGGCAGCATTTCAGGAACCTCACTTCCTTTACCCCTGTTCATGCTTAATGCTCTGTTGTCTTGTAGTGCCTATCTATCTTCTGTGTATTGTTATATAATATAGACCAATAAAATCTTATGTTAAGGTAAATTAGATGTTCTGtgaatcttattttattattcctTGCGTGTTAAGATTTTCCTGAAATTGAAGATTTGTGTTTTCATTGTTTCAGTAGGGGGGAAATTCTGTAAGAAGGATGTTGAAGAGCCCAAATCCTAAAAAAAGGCTAAATTAGCAAATCTCATCTTCCAAATTGGAAGGTCGACTTAAGTTACTAAGATCATATTATAACTTTCTAATGATTTATTCTAATAAGATTAGTGATAATCGGATGATGCTGGACATTCTGAAAAGTGTAATGTAATGTGTCTCACCAAGAATCAAATTTGAGTATTGACTTTGCTGTGTGAAGGTTGATTTAGCAAATAATGGATGTTGTTTTTATTTGGTTTTCTCTCTTAGGTTACCTTTACCCCATTTTGCAAGGAAATGACGAACTTGTCTTCCTTGAGACAGGATAGACTCTGCCAGTTCATGTTGTTCTCAAATGATCACACATTTTCGAAACATTTAATTTTATGGTTGGCTTGGTGGCTGGAAAGTGGAGAGTGAAGATAAAGATGAAAATAAGATCAAATCTTCCAAGTAAGTGAAAGTGAAGgaaaataatatttcttttatatatatgtgtgtgaagTTCTCTTCATTTCTTATATGTTTTTTCTATATCAATCaataaatgattaaataatttacttgattatttgtttcttgatttattTTAACTCCTTTCTTTCATTTGCTATATTTTCCTCTtgatatatgaaaaataaagaacaagtttcataatataatttggaattaatttTGTGATATAATTTTAACTGAATTTTTCTATaagaaaatcaaattatttttcttaatttacaattttcttattaatttgAATCGAAGGTGGAATATCACCAATATCATCACAGCAATGTCTGCTCATTCTAAATGCTGATTATACTattataagaaattaaaagttttaaagtagaGGATGAAAAAGAATACGAATATTTAAAGTTTATGTCACATAAAGTTAAATACTTATGCTAAACATGTATCGGTTCGTTCAATTTGAGTCCAGATTTTTCTATTAGTATTTTTTACTGTGTATTTAAGAAACCActggaaaattcaaaattagGTCAATtcctattttaatttttgattcCAATAAATCTGATAGCCATTTCACAAAATTTAAGATACTTATTCAAAATGTTCTTTCAAAAGATATTAtatgaaagtaaaaaaaatattttaaaaaatctttgAAAGTATAAATACTGTCATTAGTTTATTGACCTAAGTATTTCTTATCATTCTAATTccttaaaaatatgttaaattataattaaagctAAACACGACTTTCTTAAATTCGCATTTAAGTTGGTGACAAATTACACTTTCGGaattctttatttaaaaaaaaatctctcatTGACTAAAGTGATCACTTTTCACATTTCTAAAGCGTATTTCTAGTATTTACCCTAAATTTTTGAAACTAAGCATGAAACCAAAAGTTTCCAACCTTTAAATAATCTATTCAATTGGCGtgtatcaaaatatttttaccaactttattaataaattatttaaaattagttgtCACTTacaataaacatatttaataaataatattatgcaGATTAAAGAGTATTGaataactttaattattaatttcaagattttcgtaAATTTTGGCCTCATGACCCACGTATTTTCCCCCCCTGAATAAAtcaaaatcagaaaaaaaaattacttgaaTAGACCCTTGCGtattttatttacaataatAAATCTATTTCTTGTACATGAAGCAACATCGGATCCCACATATCCAATATCTCATCTATCACTTTAATGAATTTATATAACACATTCTTGTTAAAAATGGCACTCCGAGCCGACTTCTATGCTATgcgtttttccttttatttttttaatctatttaaaaatatctaaaagtttatatacacatttaaaaaaatgtaaatatatgtaaattattaaatttattattaataaatataaatgtaaattttgttattaattttaattcaaatttatattcacataaatttaaattgttaatattaaaaaaatgcaaatataggttaataaataaaatttaaataatccgtaaatattaattgaaattaaatttatttggaAGTAAAATGTGCATAGAAATAAATTGCATgaaattaacaaaacaaaaatatgattcaaatcaaatttatacaCGTTACGTGTGGATTTTCTTTGCCATATGTAATGTACTGTTTTCCAAGTTACGAATAATTTCACCCCGTGTTGCAAgcgtaaaaaataatatatttaaattaaaaatatagtaaaataaatgaaaaatttataGATAATTTGATTAATGTGctaaattgaaataatttataaaataatttaatataaaacgtaattttagaaaattaaaataagttttaaattaaaaaaaatattataaaatactaataaaaatatttaaaataataaaaaaatatttttacaaatattaaaatataaattattttacctAACttgaatgtttaaaatatttgagtaaaaaattcatataaatagaaaagttagttattcagattttattttaaaataaacatcatctatataaatctttttttctttttcctttcattttctCTCTAAAATATTGACTCCACCTTTCACCAGATTGACGATCAAATGCCACTTTTAGACTCATGACCGTCCTATCATAATTTTGTTTGGGTAAGTTCCTTTTTGCTCATTTTTCATCTGAACCAATTTTGACTTTTCTTGTTTACCTAGGTAGACATGCTTTGTATGTGATGTTTATGGCTCCAGGAATAGTCTCTATTAATTCCAGGTCTTAGTGATGTGTTAAAACTGTTGATTAGGACTTTGTGACACAGGTTATAttatctttgtgtgttttgggAGTTAGAGCTCCTTTTTGGGTACTCCGTCGTCCTTTCAAGTGAGGAGggaaattaattttatcttcCAATAAAACTTTAGGTTAAATGATTTGAATGTGAAGGTGATGTAACCACAAGTTACTAATTTCTCTTGTAGAATTTGTTTGTTGAGTGAAATAGATGTTGATTGACAAAAATTTGTTTGAAGTTTAACCAATTCGAAAAGTAGTTTTATTGTTTGTGATTAATTGTGAGTTGAATGTTTTGGAGTTATATGTTGAATTGTGATTTCAATGGAAATATACGAGATTATATTTAAGCACTTTAAAATCGGTTTGGACCTTGAATTGTGATTTAAATGAGAATACATGAGATTATATTTAAGCACTTTAAAATTGGTCAGGACCAAGTCGACGACCGATCGACTGGTTGATCAACTACATTAAAAGCACAATTATAACAAATGAAAGTTAAGGAAACACCTTACAAATCAAGGTCACACCCCATCAAATCCAGGTGACACCCCAAGATATCAGCGAACGCTAATTTTATGCAAATATATGCCAGATAAGACCCATCAATCAGATGACCCattactaaaaattattaataagcCTCTTACAATGGAGTAAGGTACACTTTTATCAGCTTTACAATATATTCTGTTAATacagagtacttacttgatTGTCGAAAAATATTCTGCAGGTTTACTCCCGACCGAGCGTTAAGGAACTAAGGAGAAGAAATCTTGAAGTTTGAAGAAGTAATGCATTAAAGCACAAGGGAGCGACCGACCGAGCGACACCTACAACAATTATTACAACCAATCTCATATATTATTTAGGCCCACTTTATTTATACAAGTACAAAACCATATAAGTATTTTGTATtatctaaagtttcaaaattttatatttatgttgaATACAAACTTTATATAGGATTTTGTTAAATTGATGAAAGAgacaaaattttgataatttcgATCAAGCAAAAATAGAACATAAATCAAGAGTCCAGTCTCGATCAACTTTTCGCTCAAGCAAAGGAATTTTCACCTTAAAGGGAAAATTGTATTGCAACTAAGTTGGTCTCAACCCTGGTTTTGCTTAAGCTCAACAATTTTCGCTCAagcgattttttttttctcaagcaCAAGTTATTTTTACTGAACCGAAATTACTTTTACTCAAgctaa encodes:
- the LOC137806760 gene encoding cysteine proteinase inhibitor 1-like yields the protein MKPLQCLILLMFVLFASAVARKNIASGGWSPIKNISDPHVTEIADYAVTEYAKRSGHKLKLEKVIKGETQVVAGVNYRLTLAATDGSSSNNYEAIVWEKVWQHFRNLTSFTPVHA